The sequence below is a genomic window from Natronocella acetinitrilica.
GCTTCGATGTCACCAAGTTTTCAACCCGGTTCGGTGGCACCATCGAGAATTTCGATGCGGCGGATTACATCAATGCCAAGGATGCCCGGAAGATGGATCCGTTCATCCATTACGGGATCGCGGCGGGTGCCCAGGCCCTAAGCGATAGCGGTCTGGAGGTCACCGAAGCCAATGCCGAGCGTATTGGTGTCGCGGTGGGCTCGGGCATCGGCGGCATCAACTGGATCGAAAACGGTCACAAGAGTTATCTCGATGGCGGCCCACGCAAGCTGTCGCCGTTTTTCATACCCGGGGCCATCATTAATATGGTGTCCGGCCATTTATCCATTATCTACGGCCTGAAAGGTCCGAATATTTCCATTGTCACCGCCTGCACCACCGGCACGCACAATATCGGCGAAGCGGCACGCATGATCGCCTACAACGATGCGGACGTCATGCTGGCGGGCGGCACCGAGTTTTCCACAACGCCTACTGGCCTTGGTGGCTTTGCAGCGGCACGGGCGCTGTCTTCACGCAATGAAGAACCCACGCTTGCAAGCCGCCCGTGGGACAAGGGCCGTGACGGCTTCGTGCTCAGTGATGGCGCGGGCGTGTTGATGCTCGAGGAATACGAGCATGCCAAGCGGCGTGGGGCGCGGATCTATGCCGAACTTGCCGGGTTTGGCATGAGTGGTGACGCCTATCACATGACGCAGCCATCGGAAGGTGGCGAAGGCGCGGCCCGTTGCATGGCCAGCGCCTTGCGGGATAGCGGCATCAATCCCGAGGAAGTCGACTACATCAACGCTCATGGCACTTCCACCCAGGTGGGGGATGTGGCTGAGACACTGGCGGTAAAACGGCAGTTCAAGGATCACGCCTCGAAACTCGCTGTCAGTTCCACGAAATCCATGACCGGGCATCTGCTGGGCGCCGCAGGCGGTGTCGAAGCGGTGTTTTCGGTGCTTGCGATTCGGGATCAGGTTGCGCCACCCACCATCAATCTTGACGACCCTGAGACCGATTGTGACCTGGACTATGTACCTCACACGGCGCGGGAAATGAAAATCGACGTCGCACTGTCGAACTCGTTTGGGTTCGGCGGCACCAACGGTACGTTGCTTTTCCGCAAGCCGGCGTGAGCAGGCGCGCATGACTATGCGCAGGCTGATCAACGGAACCCCCGATCAGGTGCTAGAGCCCGCCGATCGGGGGTTTATGTATGGGGACGGACTGTTCGAGACCATGCTCTGGTCGAACGGCGTCATTCCGCTCTGGACCCACCACATGGAGCGCCTGCAGGACGGTTGTTCCAGGCTTGGGTTGACCAGCCCCGACGAAACGCAGATCGCGCAGGATCGGGAGCAGCTTTGCCAAGGCGAACCCAGCGGTGTCTTCCGCCTGCAGATTACTGCCGGGGTTGGCGGTCGGGGCTATGCGCGCCCGCCAGTACCGAAGGTGACACGCGTCGCTGCTTTCACGCCGGTGCCACGTTATCCTCTGGCGTACTGGCGGGACGGCATCGCTGTACACCGTTGTCGGATGCGCTTGTCCCGGCAGCCGTTGCTTGCCGGCTTGAAGCATTGCAATCGCCTGGAATACATCCTCGCCCGGGGTGAATGGGAACACCCGGACTTTGTGGAAGGACTATTGCTGGATCAGCAGGGGCATGTGGCAGAGGGCGTGCAGAGCAATACGTTTGCCGTCGTCGGCGACCGCCTACTCACCCCGACGCTGGTGGATTACG
It includes:
- the pabC gene encoding aminodeoxychorismate lyase, with the translated sequence MTMRRLINGTPDQVLEPADRGFMYGDGLFETMLWSNGVIPLWTHHMERLQDGCSRLGLTSPDETQIAQDREQLCQGEPSGVFRLQITAGVGGRGYARPPVPKVTRVAAFTPVPRYPLAYWRDGIAVHRCRMRLSRQPLLAGLKHCNRLEYILARGEWEHPDFVEGLLLDQQGHVAEGVQSNTFAVVGDRLLTPTLVDYGVAGVMRGYVLRLAESVGLRPQTGRFSLGTWLQADEVFMTNSLIGIWPVRRIGDSEIPLGPVSMKLRAALLAAGIGLESILERGVV
- the fabF gene encoding beta-ketoacyl-ACP synthase II, whose amino-acid sequence is MSKRRVVVTGLGIISPVGNSIDEAWGNILAGQSGIRPITRFDVTKFSTRFGGTIENFDAADYINAKDARKMDPFIHYGIAAGAQALSDSGLEVTEANAERIGVAVGSGIGGINWIENGHKSYLDGGPRKLSPFFIPGAIINMVSGHLSIIYGLKGPNISIVTACTTGTHNIGEAARMIAYNDADVMLAGGTEFSTTPTGLGGFAAARALSSRNEEPTLASRPWDKGRDGFVLSDGAGVLMLEEYEHAKRRGARIYAELAGFGMSGDAYHMTQPSEGGEGAARCMASALRDSGINPEEVDYINAHGTSTQVGDVAETLAVKRQFKDHASKLAVSSTKSMTGHLLGAAGGVEAVFSVLAIRDQVAPPTINLDDPETDCDLDYVPHTAREMKIDVALSNSFGFGGTNGTLLFRKPA